The Spirosoma foliorum genome has a window encoding:
- a CDS encoding T9SS type A sorting domain-containing protein yields the protein MNSFLKICGTAFLLFISFGINAQIQVSFPTTRAVLQRNNSNQATIRITGYYTSVVTRIEARLQARDGQGTSTDWQAIQTAPSGGVFTGDLTGIGGWYNLDVRGMNGDQQVGNITTVERVGIGEVFIVAGQSNAQGVHQNAPNPQNDRVNCVNYQYPKDGFPNDPPTPVFTMLDNTQGFTIAPLGVGSWCWGQLGDILVKRLNVPVLFFNTAFSGTAVRNWRESAPDGGTAYGLYNGDAYPPRQPYINLKIALQFYANMLGVRSVLWHQGETDNIFSTPTSSYVNDLKFVINQARQDYNRNMAWVVARVSYGDMIGVNSSIIAAQNQVISSTPNVYAGPNTDVIQVPRKRDPLNDPEGLHFDYNGLVDVANAWNASLTDSFFQNATPVSAALAPTVSVACAGNNTLKLTVNGNYSTVQWESGESGNTITKGAGTYKAKIKDNLGNTFFSGQIHVSDAPVASVVDNRLPSVCIGSSLALTSSYDNVTWLNQSTNATVATTRALSTTSAGNYYVRYRDVSGCDFTSNVLNVTVNPLPATPTITNDKSTTFCFGDNTALRASSDNVQYNWSDGQKNKIVNIGSSGSYFLTVTDQNGCTSATSNTIIVTANPVPAKPVITTNGPTTFCADRTITLTAPQETAYQWTNGQTTQSITLNQSGTFSVRTRNQYGCTSEQSDVLTIKVNPLPAIPSISAIGATTFCDGNQVSLVADSPYDVIWSSGQQNKAITIGTSGNYAAQAVDVNGCLSPYSSSITVKANPLPATPTILASPSPVICEGDQVTLRVDGNYTVFWSTGDSTQRIITSKAGIYTAKVRDANGCISAQSGSTTVELRALPAPPTVNIVGTYTLEAVSSSNGTLFRWRRDSDSLTTQTAIIKANKSGNYTARSSAVYSQTLVCYSIPSTPISFSIDANNKGLSVYPNPNPDKILTIETLENLTNATVTVYTLTGQQVLSTNVPSFVDRQRLTLTGMPSGSYILRVQASDFDVSKRIILGL from the coding sequence ATGAACTCTTTTCTTAAGATTTGTGGTACGGCGTTTCTGCTGTTTATATCTTTTGGAATAAACGCACAAATTCAGGTTTCATTTCCTACAACCCGAGCCGTTCTTCAGCGAAATAATTCAAATCAGGCGACTATTCGAATTACAGGCTACTACACGTCGGTGGTCACGCGCATTGAAGCCCGCTTACAAGCAAGAGATGGACAGGGTACATCAACAGATTGGCAGGCAATCCAGACCGCGCCATCAGGGGGTGTATTTACTGGTGATTTAACAGGAATCGGTGGTTGGTACAATCTTGATGTTCGAGGGATGAATGGCGATCAACAGGTAGGAAATATAACTACCGTTGAGCGCGTCGGAATAGGTGAAGTGTTCATTGTAGCGGGCCAATCTAACGCGCAGGGTGTTCACCAGAACGCCCCTAATCCTCAGAATGACCGAGTCAACTGCGTAAATTATCAGTATCCAAAAGATGGTTTTCCCAATGACCCCCCAACCCCTGTTTTTACAATGTTGGACAACACCCAAGGCTTCACAATCGCGCCTTTGGGAGTTGGAAGTTGGTGCTGGGGCCAGTTAGGAGATATTTTAGTTAAACGCTTGAATGTGCCTGTCCTATTTTTTAATACCGCATTTTCGGGTACAGCAGTTAGAAACTGGCGCGAAAGTGCACCTGATGGCGGAACAGCTTATGGCCTTTATAATGGGGATGCTTACCCCCCACGACAGCCTTATATTAACCTTAAAATTGCACTTCAATTTTACGCAAACATGTTGGGTGTACGTTCTGTCCTTTGGCATCAGGGAGAGACGGATAACATTTTCAGTACACCCACCAGTTCATACGTCAATGATTTAAAATTTGTCATTAATCAGGCTCGCCAGGATTATAATAGAAATATGGCCTGGGTGGTAGCCCGTGTTAGTTACGGCGATATGATTGGTGTAAATTCGTCTATTATTGCGGCACAGAACCAGGTTATTAGTTCAACACCAAATGTATATGCAGGCCCTAATACGGATGTCATTCAGGTGCCGCGCAAACGTGATCCGCTGAATGATCCAGAAGGACTACATTTCGATTATAATGGGCTTGTCGATGTAGCTAATGCCTGGAATGCAAGTTTAACTGACTCATTTTTTCAGAATGCGACGCCTGTTAGCGCAGCGTTAGCGCCTACGGTATCAGTGGCCTGTGCGGGTAATAATACCTTAAAATTGACTGTTAATGGTAACTATTCAACAGTGCAGTGGGAGTCAGGAGAATCCGGCAATACAATTACAAAAGGAGCAGGTACATACAAAGCTAAAATTAAAGACAATCTGGGGAATACATTCTTCTCGGGGCAAATACATGTATCGGATGCTCCAGTGGCTTCAGTTGTCGACAATCGTTTACCGTCGGTATGTATTGGCAGTAGTTTAGCGTTAACTAGTAGTTATGATAATGTAACCTGGTTAAATCAGTCAACCAATGCAACTGTTGCTACAACACGGGCTCTCTCTACCACTTCAGCGGGCAATTATTACGTCCGTTATCGAGATGTTAGTGGTTGCGACTTTACCTCTAATGTCCTTAACGTAACCGTAAACCCTCTTCCTGCTACGCCTACAATTACAAATGACAAATCCACTACCTTTTGCTTTGGCGACAATACAGCACTACGGGCTAGTAGTGATAATGTTCAGTATAATTGGAGTGATGGTCAAAAAAATAAAATCGTCAATATTGGCTCATCAGGTTCTTATTTTCTGACGGTAACTGATCAGAATGGCTGTACGTCGGCAACGTCAAATACGATTATTGTAACCGCAAATCCTGTTCCTGCAAAGCCTGTGATTACAACCAATGGACCAACGACCTTTTGTGCCGATCGTACAATTACCTTAACGGCTCCACAAGAAACGGCTTATCAATGGACGAATGGCCAGACAACTCAAAGCATCACGCTAAATCAATCAGGTACTTTCTCTGTCCGCACCCGGAACCAATATGGTTGTACATCCGAACAATCTGATGTCCTTACAATCAAAGTAAATCCTTTACCAGCTATACCGTCTATCTCTGCAATCGGAGCGACTACCTTTTGCGATGGAAATCAGGTGTCTTTAGTTGCCGATAGCCCATACGATGTTATCTGGTCAAGTGGACAACAGAATAAAGCAATTACAATTGGTACCTCGGGGAATTATGCAGCCCAAGCTGTTGATGTTAATGGCTGCTTATCGCCCTATTCTTCTTCTATTACGGTAAAAGCTAATCCATTACCAGCTACTCCTACCATTTTAGCGAGTCCATCGCCTGTCATTTGTGAAGGAGACCAGGTTACATTACGTGTGGATGGTAATTATACTGTTTTCTGGAGTACTGGCGATTCTACTCAACGAATCATAACCTCGAAAGCGGGCATTTATACAGCTAAGGTGCGCGATGCAAATGGTTGTATATCGGCACAATCGGGATCAACAACCGTTGAATTAAGAGCACTTCCAGCTCCGCCAACGGTGAATATTGTTGGGACTTATACATTGGAGGCTGTTAGCTCGTCAAATGGAACGCTATTTCGCTGGCGCCGTGATAGTGATTCATTAACCACTCAAACAGCGATCATTAAAGCGAATAAATCAGGCAATTATACAGCACGTTCATCCGCTGTTTATTCCCAAACGTTGGTCTGTTATTCAATTCCATCAACCCCAATTTCGTTTTCGATTGATGCGAATAATAAAGGACTAAGCGTTTATCCAAACCCAAACCCCGATAAAATTCTAACCATTGAGACCTTGGAGAATCTAACAAACGCTACCGTTACGGTTTATACCCTCACAGGTCAACAGGTTTTATCAACCAACGTTCCCTCCTTTGTAGACCGGCAACGGCTTACCTTAACAGGCATGCCGTCAGGCTCTTATATTTTACGCGTTCAGGCTTCTGACTTTGATGTTTCCAAGCGAATTATCCTTGGATTGTAA
- a CDS encoding sialate O-acetylesterase, producing MNKIYFSVYLILLVLTILSLEVTAQTNSQVLKITYPESRAVFQRENDNTSTIYLSGSLYQPVDSIQARVQAEETGQGLNTDWATIQRNPQGGFFQGSIRAKGGWYRLEVQAFVKGVIVSSDVVRKVGIGEVFIITGQSNAQGFQDYGALGAGDDRVNCITYNNITTNSLADPPTPSFQQLSATSIIGPRGQSAWCWGALGDLIVKQYGVPVLFINTAWAGTVIKNWHDSADGVQAKNIFALGTPDENYPTGMPYANLVIALRYYCSLQGLRAVLWQQGETDNVPLHSTRKDYSDNMQYIINKTRADTERYPAWVLARSSYNDGQVSQDIIQAQNDVINTYNNNVFAGPFTDNIQIPRFDAVHFGNRPTNNPGDKGLNDLAQAWFSSLNSVFFASSRPLPPLPQPAIAVTCGATNGNLTLSLPNSYKSYTWNSGQSTQTITINQPGVYRAVLKDKVGNTYLSPAIDVQTPIVPATPTISLASKPGVIVDNQQQVCADSTLSLLANTSANSTGLWSFSTTTTISKTIALNKSGNYTLQAVNVYGCKSSQPATITLTVRPKVPTPTIEQVGAYSLQAVLPTPSGGQVDLFDWQRAGGEILPQTSAVVKVVVSANYSARTKTTFALSSNNTITCYSDYSAPKAFTFDQSNGGLSIYPNPSTTGTITVETIENLKNADIRCILIERTKTFLNPGSCSG from the coding sequence ATGAACAAAATTTATTTTTCAGTATATCTGATACTGTTAGTACTGACTATACTAAGTCTGGAGGTAACAGCCCAGACTAACAGTCAAGTGCTAAAAATTACCTATCCAGAGAGTAGGGCTGTATTTCAACGTGAAAACGATAACACAAGTACCATCTATTTGTCGGGTAGCCTTTATCAGCCCGTCGATAGTATTCAAGCTCGTGTACAGGCCGAAGAAACTGGCCAAGGCCTAAATACTGATTGGGCTACAATTCAACGAAATCCACAGGGCGGCTTTTTTCAAGGCTCCATACGGGCTAAAGGAGGTTGGTATCGCTTAGAAGTCCAAGCCTTCGTTAAGGGAGTAATTGTTAGTTCTGACGTTGTTCGTAAAGTTGGTATTGGTGAAGTGTTCATTATTACGGGCCAATCAAACGCACAGGGTTTTCAAGACTATGGGGCTTTGGGTGCCGGCGACGATCGGGTTAATTGCATAACCTATAATAATATAACCACAAATTCGCTGGCAGATCCACCAACCCCATCTTTTCAACAACTTAGTGCCACATCAATTATTGGCCCACGAGGTCAAAGTGCATGGTGTTGGGGAGCCCTAGGTGATCTGATTGTAAAGCAGTATGGTGTTCCTGTTCTATTTATTAATACTGCTTGGGCCGGAACAGTGATTAAAAACTGGCATGACAGCGCTGATGGCGTACAGGCTAAAAACATTTTTGCCCTCGGTACTCCTGATGAAAATTATCCTACAGGCATGCCCTACGCCAATTTAGTAATTGCTCTTCGTTATTACTGCTCACTTCAGGGTTTGCGGGCCGTATTGTGGCAACAGGGCGAAACCGATAACGTTCCGCTACATTCTACCCGAAAAGACTATTCAGATAATATGCAGTATATTATCAATAAAACACGGGCTGATACAGAGCGTTATCCGGCCTGGGTTCTGGCAAGATCATCTTACAATGACGGCCAGGTAAGCCAGGATATTATTCAGGCACAGAACGATGTTATTAATACCTACAATAACAACGTTTTTGCGGGTCCTTTTACGGACAATATTCAAATTCCTCGCTTTGACGCTGTTCACTTTGGCAACCGTCCGACCAATAATCCAGGCGATAAAGGACTTAATGATTTGGCACAAGCCTGGTTTTCCAGTCTAAACTCGGTCTTTTTTGCCAGTTCCAGGCCATTACCTCCTCTACCACAACCAGCTATTGCCGTTACATGTGGCGCTACAAACGGTAATCTGACACTTAGTTTGCCTAATTCATATAAATCTTATACCTGGAATTCTGGTCAATCGACACAAACGATTACTATTAATCAACCAGGTGTTTACCGGGCGGTGTTAAAAGATAAGGTAGGCAATACTTATTTATCACCCGCTATTGATGTACAAACTCCAATTGTACCAGCTACGCCAACCATTTCGCTTGCCAGTAAACCGGGTGTAATTGTTGATAATCAACAGCAGGTATGCGCTGATTCAACGTTGTCGCTCCTTGCGAATACCTCAGCAAACAGCACAGGTCTATGGAGCTTCAGCACGACTACTACAATAAGTAAAACAATTGCCCTAAATAAAAGTGGCAATTACACGCTTCAGGCAGTCAACGTATATGGTTGTAAATCGTCTCAACCAGCTACTATCACACTGACGGTACGTCCTAAAGTCCCAACCCCTACCATTGAGCAAGTTGGTGCTTATAGTTTGCAAGCTGTATTACCTACTCCTTCTGGAGGGCAGGTTGATCTATTTGATTGGCAACGAGCTGGCGGAGAGATACTTCCCCAAACCAGTGCAGTTGTAAAAGTTGTTGTCTCGGCTAATTATTCAGCCCGTACGAAAACAACCTTCGCACTTTCCAGTAACAATACAATAACCTGTTACTCCGATTATAGCGCGCCCAAAGCGTTTACGTTCGACCAGTCAAACGGGGGTTTAAGTATTTATCCGAATCCATCAACTACGGGAACAATCACCGTTGAAACCATTGAGAATTTGAAGAATGCCGACATTCGATGTATTCTCATTGAGCGGACAAAAACTTTTCTCAACCCAGGTTCCTGTTCTGGATGA
- a CDS encoding T9SS type A sorting domain-containing protein, translated as MPTFDVFSLSGQKLFSTQVPVLDERKAIDLTGLAQGVYLVRVRSAGFDISRRIIINR; from the coding sequence ATGCCGACATTCGATGTATTCTCATTGAGCGGACAAAAACTTTTCTCAACCCAGGTTCCTGTTCTGGATGAACGTAAAGCGATTGATCTAACTGGGTTAGCACAGGGAGTTTACTTGGTCAGAGTACGCTCGGCAGGCTTTGATATATCCAGACGTATCATTATCAATCGATAA
- a CDS encoding NADH-quinone oxidoreductase subunit A, with product MNTTYVPADYLPVLIQLGLALGFIVTTMVATHALGPKRHSQKKDDPFECGIPVQGDARTPISIKYFLIAILFVLFDVEVIFLYPWAVNFKGLGMAGFIEMVLFMGLLLAGFYYIIRKGVLKWE from the coding sequence ATGAACACAACCTATGTTCCGGCCGATTACCTGCCGGTGCTTATCCAGCTTGGTTTAGCTCTTGGTTTCATCGTAACAACAATGGTTGCTACTCATGCCCTCGGACCAAAGCGTCACAGCCAGAAAAAGGATGATCCATTCGAGTGCGGTATTCCTGTTCAGGGCGATGCACGTACCCCAATCTCCATCAAATATTTTCTGATTGCCATCTTGTTTGTCTTGTTCGATGTAGAAGTAATCTTCTTATATCCCTGGGCCGTTAATTTTAAAGGCTTAGGCATGGCAGGCTTTATTGAGATGGTGCTCTTTATGGGTCTCCTTCTGGCTGGCTTTTATTACATCATCCGGAAGGGAGTTCTCAAGTGGGAATAG
- a CDS encoding NADH-quinone oxidoreductase subunit B, whose product MATDIKLAESPASYDGPGFSATSFDKIIGLARANSLWPLPFATSCCGIEFMSTMASHYDLGRFGAERPSFSPRQADMLLVAGTIAKKMGPIVKQVYLQMAEPRWVIAIGACASSGGIFDTYSVLQGIDRIIPVDVYVPGCPPRPEQILDGVLQVQELARNESLRRRNTEEYQHLLNSYSIQ is encoded by the coding sequence ATGGCAACAGACATAAAGCTGGCCGAATCTCCTGCGAGTTATGATGGCCCAGGTTTCTCGGCAACTTCATTCGATAAAATAATTGGACTGGCCCGGGCAAATTCGCTCTGGCCGTTACCGTTCGCAACTTCCTGCTGTGGCATCGAGTTTATGTCGACCATGGCTTCTCACTACGATTTAGGTCGTTTTGGAGCGGAACGCCCTAGCTTTTCTCCTCGTCAGGCAGATATGTTGCTAGTGGCAGGTACGATTGCCAAAAAGATGGGCCCTATCGTGAAGCAGGTTTATCTACAAATGGCTGAGCCTCGCTGGGTTATTGCCATTGGTGCCTGTGCGTCGAGTGGTGGCATATTCGATACGTACAGTGTGTTGCAGGGTATTGATCGCATTATTCCAGTCGACGTTTACGTGCCAGGTTGCCCACCTCGCCCAGAACAGATTCTGGACGGCGTATTGCAGGTGCAGGAACTAGCCCGAAATGAATCGTTGCGCCGACGCAATACCGAAGAGTATCAGCATTTACTGAATTCATATAGCATTCAATAA
- a CDS encoding NADH-quinone oxidoreductase subunit C, producing the protein MLTNEEVAQTIINQFGEAVTDFDDPYDLLTCSTSRDQIVPLITYLKGHQTFQFGFLTDITAIHYPDSVGKEFCVVYHIHSLINNFRLRIKVYLTAEDVHIPTMTPLFASANWMERETFDLFGIIFDGHPDLRRILNMEEMDYYPMRKEYPLEDGTREDKIDALFGR; encoded by the coding sequence ATGCTGACCAACGAAGAAGTTGCGCAGACAATTATCAACCAGTTTGGCGAGGCCGTTACGGATTTCGATGATCCGTATGACTTACTGACCTGCTCTACCAGTCGCGATCAGATCGTTCCCCTAATAACTTACCTGAAAGGTCATCAGACTTTCCAGTTTGGTTTTCTGACCGACATTACCGCAATCCACTATCCCGATTCAGTTGGCAAAGAGTTTTGTGTTGTCTACCATATTCATAGCCTAATCAATAATTTCCGGTTACGAATTAAGGTTTATTTGACAGCAGAAGATGTTCACATTCCGACAATGACCCCGCTTTTCGCCAGTGCGAACTGGATGGAGCGTGAAACATTTGACCTGTTTGGTATTATCTTCGATGGTCATCCAGATTTGCGCCGGATCTTGAACATGGAAGAAATGGATTACTATCCAATGCGTAAAGAGTACCCACTCGAAGACGGCACACGGGAAGATAAAATTGATGCATTGTTTGGACGATAA
- the nuoD gene encoding NADH dehydrogenase (quinone) subunit D encodes MVSEELDIANKNLPAEQGPVQYVNELTTLNLGPTHPATHGIFQNVLQMDGEKIVSGEQTIGYIHRAFEKIAERRPFYQITTLTDRMNYCSSPINNMGWHMTVEKLLGIDIPKRAQYIRVILMELARLADHLICNGILGVDTGAFTGFLYIYQERENIYEIYEEVCGARLTTNMGRIGGMERDLSPTAIRKIKELLVRFPKVLTEFENLFNRNRIFMDRVIGVGGISAERALSYGFTGPNLRAAGVDYDVRVMNPYSSYQDFEFDIPVGQSGDTYDRFMVRNEEMWQSLRIIQQAMDNLPEGPYYADAPQYYLPPKQEVYKNMEALIYHFKIVMGEIDAPVGEVYHAVEGGNGELGFYLISDGGRAPYRLHFRRPCFIYYQAYPEMCKGLTLSDAIVIMSSMNVIAGELDA; translated from the coding sequence ATGGTTTCTGAAGAACTCGATATAGCGAATAAAAATCTGCCTGCCGAGCAAGGTCCGGTTCAATATGTTAATGAACTGACCACGCTTAACCTCGGTCCTACGCACCCAGCTACACACGGTATTTTCCAGAATGTCCTGCAAATGGATGGGGAGAAAATTGTGTCGGGAGAGCAAACGATTGGGTATATCCACCGGGCATTTGAAAAAATTGCCGAACGTCGGCCATTCTATCAGATCACAACCCTTACCGACCGGATGAACTACTGTTCATCACCCATTAACAACATGGGTTGGCATATGACGGTCGAGAAGTTGCTGGGCATCGATATTCCTAAGCGGGCGCAGTACATCCGCGTTATTCTGATGGAATTGGCCCGTCTGGCCGACCATCTCATTTGTAACGGAATTCTGGGGGTGGATACAGGCGCTTTTACGGGCTTCCTGTACATCTATCAGGAACGGGAAAATATCTACGAAATCTACGAAGAAGTTTGTGGAGCCCGCTTAACCACCAATATGGGTCGTATTGGCGGTATGGAGCGTGACCTCTCTCCTACTGCCATTCGTAAGATCAAGGAATTGCTGGTTCGTTTTCCAAAGGTGCTGACCGAGTTCGAAAATCTGTTCAATCGTAACCGAATCTTTATGGATCGGGTTATTGGCGTTGGTGGAATTTCGGCGGAGCGGGCCTTGAGTTATGGATTCACGGGGCCAAACCTACGGGCTGCCGGTGTCGATTACGACGTTCGGGTGATGAATCCGTATTCGTCGTACCAGGATTTCGAGTTCGACATTCCGGTTGGTCAAAGTGGCGACACCTACGACCGTTTCATGGTTCGGAACGAGGAGATGTGGCAGAGCTTACGCATTATTCAGCAAGCTATGGACAACCTTCCCGAAGGTCCTTACTATGCCGATGCTCCACAATACTACCTGCCTCCGAAACAGGAAGTTTATAAAAACATGGAAGCCCTCATTTATCACTTCAAGATTGTGATGGGTGAAATCGACGCACCCGTTGGTGAGGTGTATCATGCTGTAGAAGGCGGAAATGGTGAGCTAGGTTTTTATCTAATCAGCGATGGTGGTCGTGCTCCTTACCGGTTACACTTCCGCCGTCCGTGCTTTATTTATTATCAGGCATACCCAGAAATGTGCAAAGGTCTGACCTTGTCAGATGCCATTGTCATTATGAGTAGCATGAACGTAATTGCTGGCGAGTTAGACGCGTAG
- a CDS encoding type II toxin-antitoxin system HicA family toxin, which translates to MAIKFREIVRLIEEDGWYQVRQRGSHRQFKHTSKTGLVTIAYHSLNDSVPSGTLSSIYKQAQIER; encoded by the coding sequence ATGGCCATTAAGTTTCGTGAGATCGTTCGTCTGATTGAAGAAGATGGATGGTATCAGGTTCGGCAACGAGGTAGCCACCGTCAATTCAAGCACACTAGTAAAACAGGTTTAGTGACAATAGCGTACCATAGTTTGAATGACTCTGTTCCCTCAGGAACGTTGAGTAGTATTTATAAACAGGCGCAGATTGAACGATGA
- a CDS encoding type II toxin-antitoxin system HicB family antitoxin — translation MKKYLVIIEKSDTGYGAYVPDLPGCVATAPTKDEVERLIYEGIQFHIEGLELEGLSIPVASSEAETMVFAD, via the coding sequence ATGAAAAAGTATTTGGTCATTATCGAGAAATCCGATACAGGTTACGGTGCTTATGTCCCTGATTTACCGGGGTGTGTAGCAACCGCACCGACCAAAGATGAAGTCGAGCGTTTGATTTATGAAGGAATCCAATTTCACATTGAAGGTTTAGAATTGGAAGGTCTGTCTATTCCTGTAGCCAGTTCAGAAGCCGAAACAATGGTTTTTGCAGATTAA
- a CDS encoding NADH-quinone oxidoreductase subunit NuoE family protein, whose protein sequence is MTTETNNPSVQFTPERLEKAKEIIARYPEGKQKSALLPLLHVLQEQEGWTSPEGMDYVARMLDIQPIEVYEVASFYTMYHLNPVGKHVIEYCRTGPCCLMGGEEVYAHLKQRLSIDTGQTTVDGQFTLKEVECLAACGMGPVFQIREKYYMHLTNERVDEIIDELSK, encoded by the coding sequence ATGACGACAGAGACAAATAACCCCTCCGTACAGTTTACGCCCGAACGATTAGAGAAGGCAAAAGAAATTATTGCCCGCTATCCCGAAGGCAAACAGAAGTCCGCGCTATTACCCTTATTGCACGTGTTGCAGGAGCAGGAAGGCTGGACGAGTCCTGAAGGTATGGATTATGTAGCTAGAATGCTTGACATCCAACCGATTGAAGTATACGAGGTGGCATCGTTTTACACCATGTATCACTTAAACCCGGTTGGCAAGCACGTTATCGAATACTGCCGCACGGGTCCTTGCTGTCTGATGGGTGGTGAAGAAGTATACGCTCACCTGAAACAACGGCTTAGTATTGATACTGGTCAAACGACTGTGGATGGTCAGTTTACCCTTAAAGAAGTAGAATGTCTGGCAGCTTGTGGTATGGGTCCCGTGTTTCAGATTCGGGAGAAATATTACATGCATCTCACCAACGAGCGCGTGGACGAAATCATTGACGAACTGTCGAAATAA
- the nuoF gene encoding NADH-quinone oxidoreductase subunit NuoF: MAIKILTEHINVPGIETFDVYRKQGGYTAVEKALKTLTPESIVEEVKKAGVRGRGGAGFPMGMKWSFLAKPEGVPRYLVCNADESEPGTFKDHYLMKNIPHLLIEGMIISSFALGANKSFIYVRGELMYVIHILEKAIAEAKAKGFLGKNILGSGYDLELVVQPGGGAYICGEETALLESLEGKRGNPRNKPPFPAVKGLYQSPTVVNNVESIATTPWIINNGGEAYAGIGIGRSTGTKLISASGHINKPGVYEIELGVPVEDFIYADEWCGGIRPGHKFKALVAGGSSVPILPANLALTLANGEKRLMSYESLSDGGFATGTMLGSGGFILFDETSCIVRNTWNFSRFYHHESCGQCSPCREGTGWMEKVLHRIEYGHGHQQDIDLLVDVSKKIEGNTICPLGDAAAWPVASAIRHFRDEFQWHIDHPSEATQPGAVYRGEMALV, translated from the coding sequence ATGGCTATCAAGATTTTAACTGAACATATCAACGTTCCTGGTATCGAAACTTTCGACGTATACCGGAAGCAAGGTGGTTATACAGCTGTCGAAAAGGCATTGAAGACGTTGACGCCTGAGTCTATTGTCGAAGAAGTAAAAAAAGCGGGTGTTCGGGGCCGGGGTGGTGCTGGCTTCCCTATGGGGATGAAATGGAGCTTTCTGGCGAAACCAGAAGGTGTTCCCCGTTACCTCGTTTGTAATGCCGACGAATCAGAGCCGGGTACGTTCAAGGATCACTATTTAATGAAGAATATCCCTCACTTGCTTATTGAGGGAATGATTATTTCATCGTTTGCACTGGGCGCCAACAAGTCGTTCATCTACGTACGCGGTGAATTGATGTACGTGATTCATATCCTCGAAAAAGCCATTGCCGAAGCGAAAGCAAAAGGCTTTTTGGGTAAAAATATTCTTGGTAGCGGCTACGACCTCGAACTGGTTGTACAACCAGGCGGAGGAGCGTATATCTGTGGTGAAGAAACGGCGTTGCTCGAGTCATTGGAAGGCAAACGTGGTAACCCACGGAATAAGCCGCCATTTCCAGCCGTAAAAGGCTTATATCAAAGTCCAACAGTAGTTAATAACGTTGAATCCATCGCCACAACACCGTGGATTATCAATAATGGTGGAGAGGCTTACGCAGGCATTGGCATTGGACGCAGCACAGGAACGAAACTGATTTCAGCGTCTGGCCATATCAACAAACCTGGTGTTTATGAAATCGAACTCGGCGTTCCGGTCGAAGATTTTATTTATGCCGATGAATGGTGCGGTGGTATTCGTCCGGGCCATAAATTCAAAGCCTTGGTAGCGGGTGGATCATCCGTCCCCATTCTGCCAGCTAACTTAGCGTTAACACTGGCGAATGGCGAGAAACGGCTGATGTCGTACGAATCGCTCTCAGATGGTGGTTTCGCTACAGGTACGATGCTCGGCTCCGGTGGTTTTATCCTCTTCGACGAAACATCCTGTATTGTTCGGAACACCTGGAATTTCTCTCGCTTCTATCATCACGAATCCTGTGGCCAATGTAGTCCTTGCCGGGAAGGAACGGGTTGGATGGAGAAAGTTCTGCACCGGATCGAATACGGTCACGGTCATCAGCAGGATATCGATCTTCTTGTTGACGTATCCAAAAAGATTGAAGGAAATACAATTTGCCCGCTTGGCGATGCGGCTGCCTGGCCTGTTGCCAGTGCGATTCGTCATTTCCGGGATGAATTCCAGTGGCATATCGATCACCCATCCGAAGCCACTCAACCAGGAGCGGTTTATCGGGGCGAAATGGCATTGGTGTAA